TTGTTAATGATTGTTGAGAATAAATTGaaagaaaatattattttgaaaaataggCACCCCATAGGGTTTAAATATTTTCTTTCTGACTTTTTCGGTAAGTGATTGTACTGACACATGGCTTTCTTGTTTGCAGATCACAGAGCTGAAAATCAACTCCAACCCCTTTGCCAAAGGCTTCCGGGAAGAAGGCATGAACAGCAAAAAGTAATTCCTTGTAGAGACACACATGCAGCGCTCATTCAGTTTACTTCAGTTCAGTGTGTAGGATTGTCATGTTTATTTCCCTCAACAGACAAAGAGATGCAAGACAGAAGCGCAAACTAGCTGTCCTGTCGGAAACAGTGGATATAGGTCAGTGGGTGAATGAtacattttgagaaaaaaaaaagtgctcctAAAAATGCCTTTCTGTCTCGCTCAGTGAACTGCAACCCATGTGACTCCACTCAGCTCTTATCCCATCCTGACACCACCCCTGCTGTTCCTGCCACTCCAACCAACACCAGTCCTAACGCTACCGGAGCAAACCTTCAGAACCTCACCTTGGCCTCCCTGGACCCTCTGCCTGTTGACCCCTCATGTGGGTTTACACCAGAGGAAGCCCCCTTCCAGGGCACCCTCATACCAGAGCAGCCTCTGGACCTTGGCCAGGCCTTCATGGCGTCACAGATGCCTGACATCAGCCTCTCCATGAGTGGTGGGATGGAGGAtgcaacaggaagtgaggttACAAATAGTATAATTGAAAGGTAAGAGGTAAGATAATTGGAGTTTAATTAGCATGTGCCACTTTTTCACCAAGCAGTATACTGCAGTTCAGCACTACAGTACCGTACTCATTGTTCCTGTTGGTCAGTGAGTAGCAGAAAAAACTATAATAACTTCTCATTATTATTAAGATGTAAAAACTGAAACTATCAAGGAACATAGACAGAGGTTCAATTTCCTATTATACATTCACAGAACATAGCGCACTGCTGAAGTAGGTACACAAACAGAAGACATGGCACAGTACCCTTTTGGTACACGGGTTATGCGTTAATCAACATCAACAAGTAATCTACAATGTCTCCTCTCCCCCCACAGTTCAAACACCTTGGGTGAGGCGGCATTCAACTCCTCCTTTCCTACAGCTCAGACCAGCTCTTCTTCCTTCGCTCCTCTCCCTCAGTCCTCCaccttccctgcttcctcaaacgAGCCTCCGATGGACTACCCCTCCATgctctcctccacctcctcatcTCCCACCCTGTCCATCGCATCCTCCACGTCGCCTTCCCTACAGCAGACCACCTTCACCTTTCCCACTCCTCCACCGTCCAACTCCTCCTCGCCGCAGTCACTCCCCTCCTGCGccacctcttcttcttctccctcCTATCACACAATCCCTGCAGCCAACCCAGACATGATGAGCCCACACACCCCTACCGAGCACACCTCTTTTCCTCCCCTGCAGTGTCAATCCCAAGACCAAATGTCCCTTCTCATGCAACAAGATGATGCCCTTTCCAACAATGGTAACAATTCCCCCGCTGAGCAAAATGCAGAGGTATTCATTTATCCGAATCCTGATCCCACTCAGGTAATCGCTCTACCTGTCCCCACTCAAAACCAAGCTCCCGCACAGCCCACTCTTGGTGCATCCTTTGCTTTCCCGCCACACATGCAGAACATGTCATTCCCAAACATGACCTCCAGCCAGGCCCTTCACCTTTCCAGCCTGACCCACCAAGCACAAGCCAATTTCCCTACCACTTCATCCTTCACTCACTCGCCTTCCTCCCTGCCTTTCCAACCTTCCTCTCGCTTCGCCTCCACTCCATCTCTGCCCCCAGGAGCTCACCCTCAAAACCTTGCCAATCCGCCGCCCTCATATTCCTCGGTGGAGTTCCCCTACCGCTCTGACATGATGCTGCACCACTCCTCCCTTCTCCCTCAGCGGGAGCCGCCCCTTCCTTCCTGCCTTCCGCCCTCCACTGCCGCCCCAACCATCTATCCGCCATTTTCCTCCTATCCTCTTCGGCTGTGCCAGGACCCTCACCCGTCCCTCTCCATCCCCCTCAGGCATCTGTATAGACATCAGCATGGTCACACACACCCCCAGGGGTCCTTCCTGGACATGAGCACTAGAGCTGTGTTCTagtgcttttttgaaaaaaggacattgattctaaaaacaaatgttttggcTTGATAGCGCTTTTAGGGGAATTACCAATGAGAAGCATTGATGTAGTTCATTTTGATCttcaagtacagtatgtgtgctcaTAGAAActcaaatgggaaaaaaggttTGTAAATAATGCTTTGTTTCAATATCAATTCTAGTGTatgcaataaaaaatacacttaaaagcAAGTGTGATTTAAATCTTTGATTATGTGCTTTAAAAATGATATGCTAGCATATGGAAAATATAACAAGCTGAGCTCATTGTGTAAAGATGGGCGCTAGTTGTTGATTTCCTTAGCTTAGCATACAAtagtaactaataaaaacagagCCAAGTGCTTATACATAAACAAATTTccaaaaaagctacattttaaaATAGCAGCATTGTACAAATGGCCTTTTATGCTCTGGTGACATATTGTAAACCTACACAAACTGAAGTCAGTAGTAAGTAAACATTGAGTaaacattttgtaatattttagtaTATGACAAGGTttgtacaaataatacacacaacaTTGTGCTAACAAGTGCTTACACAATGAAAGTGAGTCCACCAATATCATAaaccagggttgtccaaactttttccacggaGGGCCACATACTTAAAAGCAAAGGATCCGGGTGACCACTTTGATATACCAGGTCACGGGTCTTCAAAAATTtaataattaacaaaaaattgctgttttgtgattatggcctattattagtcaaagacaagTTACATTACTATGTTACatttatgagacatgacattacattacattcacactgcacggagtcagcca
This sequence is a window from Dunckerocampus dactyliophorus isolate RoL2022-P2 chromosome 2, RoL_Ddac_1.1, whole genome shotgun sequence. Protein-coding genes within it:
- the tbx6 gene encoding T-box transcription factor TBX6, encoding MLGVDMYPSLTLGPQRLADCYYRDREPLFPVACDATASKALPPRLVAPPPVHSEPAPHAQKDEVKMELENSSLWKQFSSVGTEMIITKKGRRMFPGMKLKLSGLHPSLRYILLLDITPLDNSRYRFQGGGWQAVGGAEARLPDRVFIHPDSPATGTHWQSRTISFHYAKLTNNTLDSQGHIILHSLHRYQPRVHVIEARDMLRWGGGQHSFIFPETQFITVTAYQNIKITELKINSNPFAKGFREEGMNSKKQRDARQKRKLAVLSETVDIVNCNPCDSTQLLSHPDTTPAVPATPTNTSPNATGANLQNLTLASLDPLPVDPSCGFTPEEAPFQGTLIPEQPLDLGQAFMASQMPDISLSMSGGMEDATGSEVTNSIIESSNTLGEAAFNSSFPTAQTSSSSFAPLPQSSTFPASSNEPPMDYPSMLSSTSSSPTLSIASSTSPSLQQTTFTFPTPPPSNSSSPQSLPSCATSSSSPSYHTIPAANPDMMSPHTPTEHTSFPPLQCQSQDQMSLLMQQDDALSNNGNNSPAEQNAEVFIYPNPDPTQVIALPVPTQNQAPAQPTLGASFAFPPHMQNMSFPNMTSSQALHLSSLTHQAQANFPTTSSFTHSPSSLPFQPSSRFASTPSLPPGAHPQNLANPPPSYSSVEFPYRSDMMLHHSSLLPQREPPLPSCLPPSTAAPTIYPPFSSYPLRLCQDPHPSLSIPLRHLYRHQHGHTHPQGSFLDMSTRAVF